The genomic segment CCTGCTCGTAGCGGTAGTGGTAAACCTCCATCTGGTCGTTGCACGCCTCTCTGATGTTGTTCAGCCAGCGTTTGATGCCCCCTCGGTTGAGGTAGAGCACCATCAGGAACACCACCCCGgtcaggggaggagagagacttTCATCCCCAAGAAACACTGTTGTCACTGAAGCAAATCAACTATGTAGAGAAGAAACATCATTAATCAAAAACAGatcttcacacacaaacaaacacacacatgcgcacacatgcgcgcacacacacacacacacacacacacacacacacacacacacacacacacacacctttgaggAATGATCTCCTCTGTTCGTTCCCGAGGCTTGTTAAACATTCTCTCCTCACAGGCAAGCTAGCAGTGGACATTGCTTTGACAAAGCTTGTATTTAGTATATTTAGTTTGATGTGGTTGGAAAAGAGATGCATGCATTAAGGATTGTTCAATGTTTCTACATAGATTGATGCACAAGGTTGTGGCAAAAACGTGATCTGTCAAATGAATGAACCACACACATTGCGTTGCGAGCTTCTGTCTTACCGATGACGCCCCTCACACAGTTTGCTTACACAACATGACAGTGTCAAGCCTGCTATACAAAGTGACAGCGTGACACTTTGTCCAAGCCAAAGTCATGCATCATGCTGCTAGCTGTGGACTCTTCCTGCTGGATCCATGGAGCAGATCATTTGTGATATCACAAATACGGCCACATGATCAGGTTTTAGGATTTAAGTAACATATTCATACAGTACACTTATCCCAAGGATACATCATTAATGTATCTGCCATACTGGAAGACATGTGAAGAGGTAGGTTGATCTTTTTCATTGAAGGCTTTAGGTACACAGGAGACCTTGTTCGCCACAGGGATGTCTCTTCCGGCTCATGGTTCGACGATCCAGTGGGGAAGTTCGAGTACCATCCACTTATGATTCTATACGTTTAGTTGTATTGCATGAAATTTTCCCGAATGTCTCAGATGTCTTCTTTCTGCTTTTGAATCCCCTGATACAGCATGACACAAAGAGCTCAGCTAAGTCCCCAAGGACAGGAAAAAAGGATATAGAACAAATGTGTCTAATAAGATGATATAGAACAGATATGTGTCTTAAAAAGAGGATATAGAACAGATATGTGTCTAATAAAGAGGATATTGAACAGATATGTGTCTAATAAAGAGGATATAGAACAGAGAAGTGTCTAATAAAGGGGATGTATAACAGATATGTGTCTCATTAAGGGGATATAGAACTGAGATATGTCTAATAAAGAGGATACAGAACAGAGATGTGTCTAATAAAAAGGATATAGAATAGATATGTGTCTGATAAAGAGGAAATAGAACAGAGATATGTCTCATCCAGAGGTTGTTTGCTACGGGCCATGCAATCAGTCAACAAGCGCAGCAGTGGTTTCATTTCAGTCCACCAATCAGCATCCACCCTGTATTATTAGTCACAGCTCTGATGGGATTAGTGATGCCGTGGCGCtaaaaccccccctccccctcccttaccCCTGGGGTCCAGAGCTAAcagggaagaaggagaagatggaggactTCTAAGATTAGTAGTAAAAGATCCGGGGTCACATACTTGACGGAGTTCGTCAAGGTGTTCTGAAAAACAGACCTAAACCCTAAACACATacaatttacatttatatttagaggattttgctgatgcttttatccaaacgaCTAAAaaccatacattcacacaccaatggCGAAGGCGTCTCGGCTGTGGCGTAACATCATGGTCATATTCCCCTGTGcacagtggcggttctacgtccagttacgccccgggcaagacttcctccaaggggagggggggggggggggaatgaagcacaatgttttgtacttcattgaaaaccgctacgcagcgcttattttttttaactgctcgtggcgcaccccatgtgatttggcgccccccacaaagatggcgccccgggcggctgcctggttcgcccgtgcctaaaaccgccactgcctgtgcaaatatttgtggacttccgagcgggggggggggtggcttgTCACGTTGTCCTGCTTACTAcagtgagggtttcagtgcgccCTAACAATGAAtcccccaacccctcccctGTCCGTTCAATTTGAGAACATGTGTGGTTTCATTTTGCTTGTTTcgtataatttaattaattaattaattaaaggtgccactagagggcgccccCGACACATTTGCCGGACTAGGCGTTCGCCTAGGTCCCTGACGGCGTCTGGGCCCCGGTGCAGTGAACCGGTGCGGTTGCACCATCGATATTCACGCCACTGCGTCTCggtcagggacacctcaaaactcagctaggaggagccggggatcgaactagcaaccttccggttactagacaacccgctctacctccttagCTAACGCATAACGTAACATATCACACATtacacataacataacacataacCCATAACCTAACATAACACAGATAGCGCATAACGTAAAATATCACACATAATACATAGCGTAACATATCACAAATTACACTAACCCAACATATCACACATAACGTTGTATATCACACGTAACACACCGTTACATATCACACATTACTTTGATTGTGTATCTGTTGAGTGTATTGAACATTTGCCTGACTTTGTGGAAAGGGAAAATACGTAAGAGGAAAAAACACTCATTCTTTCAGTTGCaccttttttattataattgtagtaggcctattcaTATTTTTCCAGCCTCTAGAACATTCACATGCATGTCTAAATTAGGACTATTTCTCTTGAATTCCCTGTTGGTTGAATCCACATTTGACTTCAAATAGTAAAATAGTGACAACACAGTGAGCGAGCGTGAAGACATGTGGTCGGTTGGGTTTTAGGCGTCTCACTATGCTAATgagttcggggggggggggggcgagtcgTATGACATATATCCACAAGTCGATGTTAAAACACACAACCTGTGTTATAAGTTATGACATTGTTTATAGTAGTATTATGTTCAAAATATACACGTTGCATTGTTGAAtgacagagaaagagcgagagagagagtccctACACGGCTACATTGGCCAGCCTGGGGTCGGAGTCCTGCTCGTAGCGGTAGTGGTAAACCTCCATCTGGTCGCGGCACGCCTCTCTGATGTTGTTCAGCCAGCGTTTGATGCCCCCTCGGTTGAGGTAGAGCACCATCAGAAACACCACCCCGATCAAGGCCAACACCAGACCGAGGAACACATACGAGACCGCCTCCAGGTCCTGGTCCGCAcagcccagctcctcctcctggaggtGCTCCAGCCGGACCCCCTGCCGGGCCCCAGGCCCGCTGCAGACCAGGGCCCCCACGTCGGGGACCTGGGAGGAGTTCCTCAGCCAGGAGCAGAACGCCTCAAGCTCGCAGCCGCACCAGAAAGGGTTCAGGGACAGATAGATGCGCATGCGTGGTCGCTGGTAGAGCGTAGCCACGTGGTCCCGGCCGACGGTCTGGATCGAGTTGTTCGTCAGCACTAACGTGTGCAGGTTGGACATGTGGATTCCCAGCGGGACGGACGTCAGGTGGTTTCCCGCCAGGTCCAGTCTGTGGAGGCTGCGCAGATGTTCTGCGCCACTGAGGGCGTTCACGAGCTGCACGGCGGCGAGCGGCGCGAGGGACTGGTTGAAGTTCAGCGAGCGGAGTTCAAGTAAACCTGAGAACACTCCCGGTGAGATGGATACCAGCCGGTTGTGACTCAAATCCAACACAAGCAGAGAAGTGAGTCCCTGAAAGGCGTGCGGCTCGATCACGCGGATCCCGTTGTGCGACAGCGACAGCGTCACGAGCGGCCGCCGCGCGCCGCTGGGGCAGAATGCCCAACGCGGTAAAGTTGTCAAGTTGTTCCCCCGGAGGATTAAAGTGGAAGCCCAATCCGGGATGGCCCCCGGCACCCCGGGGTGCTCTCCCCCGCGGCAGGTGACGGTCCCCGACTCTCTGGCGCAGAGGCAGGACGGGGGGCAGTAGTCCCCTCCGACGGGAATAAAGAACAGGAGCACCGCGAAACAGACGAGCCGCTGGTCCAGAAATACGGAGTACAGCATCCACGCCCCCCCATGCATCCTCCCAACACCTCACAGCACGCTGCTATGACCCACCGTCCCGTCCTGACCATCCCATCAGCTGGAGACCCGTCAGTCCCCTCCCCTTACGAGCTGAACTCCGCGCCGCACGGGGGACGTCAGCGCAGACCGGAGGCTGCGATTGGGCCGAGAGGATCATCTATGATTCGCGGACCCCCGCTGCTGTATATGTTTTATCcgttgacagacagagagacagattgccagacggacggacggaccgaCAGATAGATAGAGTCAGCAGGATCCCTCATCAtgagacatgggggggggggggggagagagagagagagagagagagagagagagagagagagagagagagagagagagagagagagagagagagagagagagagagagagagagagagagagagagagagagagagagagagagagagagagagagagagagctaatcAAATCGTGTTTCATAGAGAGCCGACAACAGCTGTCTGTGTGGACAGTGAATACGATGATAATATAGTAAAACTACCATAACTTAACTAACTCTATCTTAAGTATCACTACTACTCCAAAATATAACTATACTCTATAGTAGAACCATACTGTTAATATAGCTATACTCTATAGTACAACTACATAAAGTATTGCTccataataaaaatattatctatctaggcctataGTATTACTACTACTCCATAATATAACTACTCTAGTAGAACTATATTCTATAAAGTATAACTATTATTctataatttaaatatattctATAATACTCTATAGTAAAACTATACTTATAGTTTAACTATAGTCTATAAATGTAACTAGTACTCCATAATATAACTCCTGCTCTATAATATAACTCTATGGTAGATATACCATGGTACAATCTCTAGTTTAACTCTCCTCGTACAGTTGGCTAAGACGATGGCGGAGGAAGTTAGGTACCATTCGTCATTTACAgctgaatgaaataaataatgatgGCGGTCTTACTGTCCGCAAAATAATTCACTGTTGTGTGAAATGTAATTAGTTGAAGCAGAGCCCTGTCTCTGTGAGCAATGCAGGGTTTAACGCTACTGACTCCAATCCATCAGGAAGAGCCAGAAGTCGTTTGTATCGAAGTCATGCTTCGGTTATTGTGCGTTTCTACTGTTGTTTGTTGCAAATCAAGGGTCTTATAATGGCGCTGTCCAGGTCTGTCTCACGGCGCTGAGGCAACGATGTCCTCTCTGGGGCGTCTGATCTCCACGTTCCCCGAGCCGATCAACACATCAATGAGCCGTTCAACGCACAATGTGGCCGCTGACAAATTAATTCATTTCAAACGGAGCCCATTGCCCTGGAAATAAAGAGATTCGATTTCAAACTGGTGAAtgatgtcagaaaggacaagtTTCCTTCAGTCCACTGGTTCCAGTTCAGAGGATTCAGCACCTCGGACAGCGCCAGCCGAGCGTCTGAACGGAGGAGGATCAGACGCTCCCGACGCTCCCCCTGTAACGTTACCCCCGCCCGGCGCTATGTGATCCGTCTGGCGGAGCGTTTGCCCTCACGCCCACGAGAGCAAAAAAGCTTATTCCACTCAGATACTGTTACATGCTTCCTGCTTTCCATGCCGATAGGTCTagttgcatgtatgtgtgtctatgggcCGATGtatgagtgcttgtgtgtgtgcgtttttgtttgtgcgtgtgtgcgcacgctcgtgtgtgtttttgtatgagtgtgtatgcgtgtatgtgtgtgtgtgtgtgtgtgtgtgtgtgtgtgtgtgtgtgtgtgtgtgtgtgagtgcatagaTCTGCAAACTGCAAGTATCTACAGAAAATtgcaattataatatatatatgcaattgCAAATATCTATAGTCTTATTTGTAAATCTATATGTAGTACAACAGTTTGTTGTACAACATAGTCTATATCCTTTGTGCATGGGAAATGTGCAAGTGTATTTACATATGCTAATGAGTGTCTATGAATGCATTGTTGAACTGGAactatcgagagagagagagagagagagagagagacttccttCCATTCATGTCTTAATGTCTCTCTATTTTTAGTTTTCTATAAACAGTGTTTTTTGGCAGCTATTGTTGCTGCTGTCACTATTACAATacataaatatagatattttttctaTTGACACTTGTTTTGAGCATGAGCCCTACTACTGTAAGTACAGCTACAGTCAGTAGTCaggtttccatctaaaaggtgatgaaaatctttagaaagttcgcagaaaataaattcaaattaggtgcgtttccatcaagtgttTGGAGTGAAAAACtacacacattccagggcttGTATCCTTTTGATAGCATCCTCTCTTAGGTCCTGATATACAGTATAGTGGAATTgcgttgttttccatctaaagctgtaatgtttttttcttcgatgagagcaaggaaaagttttacctcttcagcggtccacacgtatctattattcacattggccatctgttccatggaagtatttaaaggatacattgtacatatttataattcgaaattcgcaggatttataccacagatactccagggtctatagcatataaccgcgttttctgattacagtttaatacaTTTTCCACAATATACCAaatctcgttttgaaggctgaacagacaatttgactagAATTACTTagtaggtgtccatatatcagggattaatggacagGGTATAATTAAAGTATATGcaaacatagacatcctatatcatatatatatatatatatataggatgtctatgtatacaaacgcttaaaaatatatactgtatatattgatgctacaagttgatgtcggcagggttgctatggccggtcattatgcggaaatcggaaggacgttgtcagtcctgtgtgttcaaagttcgctacgtcacagctgtttcgaaaagtgtttttccatctcccattttgcgcatttactctctttcgcatttctcaaaaaccacctcaagctaGAGGATAAACTtctttgcgaattagaggatttttatgcaaatgttggtgtttccatcaccgttgaCTGATTAGATACTTCAAAtttcgcataaaatcagggggatgaaAATGCAGCTAATAAGTGTCTGCTCCAAGAATCGCCATGCCGCGTTTGACTGATCTGGACAGGGCCCTTGCGATAGGGCAAATTCAAGCTAGTGTTCCGCAAAACCAAGTTGCGGCATTATTTGGAGTGAGCCATAGTACCCTCTCCAAACTGAAAGCCAAGCTCCATATAACGGGGGAGGTCAAAGACAGGCCGCGAAGTGGGCGTCCCAAGAAGACGACACCCCAAGAAGACCATTTCATCACCATGTCAGCACTTACAGATTTCAGTCTACAGATTTGAAGTCAAGGTTTGCAGGATGATATGGCCGAAGGCTCTCTGCCCAGACAATCCGGAACAGACTACACGCAGCCAATCTTCTGTCTCATAGGGCTGCCAGGGGTTCTGCCATGACTGCTCTTCACTGTCAGGCCCATATGCGCTTGTGTCTGCAACACATGCACTGGAACCTGAACATGTGGAGGAATGTTATGTTCAGTGATGAATCCAGATTCTGCTTATGGCAGTTGGATCGTAGGGTCAACGTGTGGAGAAGACATGCTATGCTGCTATGCTGATTGCTGCACCGATAGAATAACATCTTGGTggaggcagtgtgatggtgtgGGGCGGCTTCTCCCTCACTGGAACACGAGGCTCGTCATCATTGGAGGCGATCTCaatgcagagagacagagagatgagatCCTGCAACCAGTGGCAATCCCATATCTCCACAGTCTGGGACGAACTCTATCCTCCAAGATGACAACGCACGCCCCCACAGGGCGGGGTTCATCAGAGACTACCTCCAGAATGTGGGAGTGGAGAGAACTTCAATCATCCAATCCACCAAACACCGAATGAGTCAATGGCAGAATGCTGTTTGGCATTGGCAGAGAAGATTTGGCAAATTTTTCATGGGTgcaacccacatactcagctctgctgctcatcccacaagttgatgttccttacaaatactagggcaccatttgaaagggaaccataCAGGCTTCCCAacggtataagatttattgccaaaaagcattgttaccacagagaaataatcaaccAAACACAAGTTTCCTTACTTTTTTTGCTAggtttatatatattgtataaatgcTGATAGAGCAGTGCTTCAACATCAACTACACTGGTGCAGCCGACAGCTAAAGGTTAAGATACACCAGAGCCTTTGGCGGCCGGTGGAACTGCTTGTatgttgcatgtttgtgtgtttccatatgtttgtgtgagtataagtgtgtgtttggatgtatgTCGATGaactgaatgtttgtgtgtgtgtgctacatgtgtgtgtctgttagtgccACATGTATGtggatatatgtgtgtctgtgtgtgttatacatgtgtgtgtgtgtctagttgtgtgtttctgtgtgtgtgtgtgtgtgtgtgtgtgtgtgtggttccagaGGCTGCCCTGAGTTGTTGAGGATTTTTACAGTGGATGTCATTGGAGTGAAATGAAGAGAAAGGGTTGAAGACACTGTTAAATTATAGTAAATTATATGGGGGGGAATGTACAAGTAAATTATGCATTCAAAATTATTCTTAGTTCTCTGGGGGCTAAGAGTTGCATATCATTGGACACATCACCGTTCCAAGGTGAAGATCTGGTGGTCAGATGGATGGTGAGGTGTGACTTCAGCAGAATGTGATGCTCTGACTAACAGAGGCAACAGTCAGTGAGTGATTAGTTATTGAGTGAATAGTCGACTCATTTACCGTTTCCAACGCCCAGCGCCACGGACTGCGTAAACATCTCCCAAGCTTCCATTCCTGAAGCTACAAGTGAAAtgggatggaggagagaagaCCCAGACGTTTGTTAGTCTGTAAGGTACCTAGCTACGATATAGCCCCATAATGTACATGTAATCTAAGCCTTTGTGTTTGTCTTCAAGCACAAAACATCCCGATTTAAGTCCTAATCTTGGCCATCATCATTCTCGGCAGGTTCCGCCTTGTTTCATGCTGATTATAACTTATTTGATTAGAAATGGAtctgcataagtctttacagtCCGGCAGCAAAATCAGAACGACGAATTACGAATTATCTTTCGACTTTGATTTAGTTCATTTAAATGTTCATATCTCAGGGACACACCACCAAAaagtgtatatgcatgtgtgtgtgtgtgtgtgtgtgtctgtttgtgtctttttgtgtatttgtgtgggtctgtgtgtgtgtatgtgtgtgtgtgtgtaggttctgTTTCTCCATcacc from the Gadus macrocephalus chromosome 7, ASM3116895v1 genome contains:
- the waif2 gene encoding wnt-activated inhibitory factor 2; amino-acid sequence: MHGGAWMLYSVFLDQRLVCFAVLLFFIPVGGDYCPPSCLCARESGTVTCRGGEHPGVPGAIPDWASTLILRGNNLTTLPRWAFCPSGARRPLVTLSLSHNGIRVIEPHAFQGLTSLLVLDLSHNRLVSISPGVFSGLLELRSLNFNQSLAPLAAVQLVNALSGAEHLRSLHRLDLAGNHLTSVPLGIHMSNLHTLVLTNNSIQTVGRDHVATLYQRPRMRIYLSLNPFWCGCELEAFCSWLRNSSQVPDVGALVCSGPGARQGVRLEHLQEEELGCADQDLEAVSYVFLGLVLALIGVVFLMVLYLNRGGIKRWLNNIREACRDQMEVYHYRYEQDSDPRLANVAV